Genomic DNA from Flavobacterium sp. N502540:
ATCAGATAACATATGCCAATTTAGGGTTAACATAGTACAGATTAATGAGTCAAACGATCCTAATTTATAAAAAAAGTTTCAGCGTGAAATTTCAAAACTTACTGATTCTTTTTGAAAAGCCCCGCTTTTAGATTTGAACCTGCTGAACCTTCGGCCAATTGCAGGTAATTTCGTTTACTTTGATCTTTTTCAATCTTTACAGTTCCCGTAATTTGTACGTTTTCCATTTTTAGAAAGTCTGTCGATGTTGCATCGTTACCACTTAACGGACCACTTCCGTACCCTGCCAGATTGGTGTAATTTGTAAAAAGGCAGTCCGAAGCTTTGTACTGGCGTGTGCTTCCTTTTTCTCTTATCCATACGGTACTGCTGTTTGCTATTATATTATGATGAAAGTCGAAATGGTCTCCATTGGTACTTTGTGTAGTCCAAACACCACTAAAATAACTGCCATATACGAGTGAATAACGCATAACGTTTGGACTTCCGGTTCCTCCGTCGGTTTGCCAAAAAACAACCGGATTTTTGCAGTTGAAAAAAACACAATGATCGATAACCAGTCCATAACCGTTGGCTATAACTCCCACATGCAGCGGCAATACATCAACATCCCCGGCAAACAGGCACTGCGTTACGAGCAAATCGTCCAGTCTTTTTCCATTACGCCATATCGGATAGGAACGACGCAGGTTATTACCATCCATATAAGAGTAATCGGGACTGCCTGTAAATCGCAGACCTTCAATGGTTACATGGCTAACCTCGGGCTGTATGCCTCTGGCCTCTTCTCCTCCCACTCCCGGTAAAAGCGGTACTGCCGTAACTACCACCGGCATTTTTTGAGGAGTCCAATCCGCATCATCAGGCATAATCTCTGCACGAATGACCAAACGATTTTTTAAAGTATACTTATCATTTGTGAATATAACGGTCTCCGTTAACAGATGTACCCCTTCTGAAAGGAAGATGGTAGTTGCTCCCTGTTCTTTGTTTAAATTTACACGTTTCACCGCCTCTGCAAGTGTTTTTAATGGCTGAGTTCTTAATCCTGAATTTGTGTCATGACCAGTCTTGGGATTAACGTATAGCTGTTCTGCCTGTAGAGACGATACGCTCATGACCAACAATAGAAATTTAAGTGCGAATTTTATCATATCCTTTTTTTATGTAAAATTAGAATATTCTCATCCTGCCAAAATGGTCATTTTATCTTTAAAATGGTCAATTTTTACTTCTTTCGATACTGTTGTGGTGTAGTTCCGGTTATTTTTTTAAAGAAGCGATTAAAGTTAGATGGATCCGAAAAACCAAACTCGTATGAAATCTCTTTTGCGGATTTGTTTTGACAAAGTTGTTTCTTTATTTCCGAAATCAGCTTGTAATGAATCATTTGCTGGGCTGATAATCCGCTAAATTGTTTGCAGATTTTATTAAGAAATCCCGAACTGATATTAAGCGCTTTTGAATAAGCTTCAACAGTATGATCTGCTGTGAATCTCTTTTCCAGCAAAGATCGAAATCTATAAAAGTCTAAATGAACATAAGTATCTCTTTGAACATTATGAACATCTGCATAGTATCGATTGAGAATTACGAGCAATTGATACAGAAGCGACCTGATCAAATGACTGCTGTCATTCTGAAGCTGACCAAATTCCAGTGCAATTCCATATAAAAGTTCATGACATTTTGCGAATGCTGTTTCAGATACCTGCATCTCGGTTGGACGAGAATATTGGTGAAAATACTGAAATCGATACAGAAATAGTTCATCCGAGAAAAAAAGATAAAGAAAATCTTTTTCAAAGAAAAGAGTATACCCTTTTACCGCCTCCTCAATCTCCCAACAACGCACTTGTCCCGGACTTGTGAAAATAATAGTCCGAGGGTTTATTACTATCTTATTTTCGTTCAATGTAATAGTACCCGCTCCCTCTTCGATGAAAAGAATTTCGTAAAAACTAAGCTGATGTAAGGTATTGTCTAATACAAAATTTTCCAATGTTTCGATACGTCCGATATCTAACAGCAATTCCGAACCGTACTTATAGGGAAGAAAATGATATGTTTTAACTTTTGTGACTAATGCCATTTCTTTTATAATTTTTTGCTGTTTTGCAGATGAACTAAAAATACAAATTTTCATTATTGGAAAACTAAAAGAATTAAGACTTTCTACTGTTTTTTCTTATATTTATTAAAACAAAAAAGTATAAAATTACTCCTGCGTATCTATCTGAAAAGCAATAGGCTATGTATGACTTTATTATACAAACAGATTAACGTCAATTGTAGAACAACACACCACGGCAAAAAATGGACATTGTAAAACATAACAGATCGGCTTGGGACAATTATGTTGAAAAAAAAGATCGCTGGACAATTCCTGTTTCCGAACAAGAATTAGAAAATGCAAAAAATGGAAACTGGAATATTGTTTTGACACCGATAAAAATGGTCCCTCACAATTGGTTTCCCGACCTGAAAGGCTTGAAAATTTTAGGACTCGCATCCGGTGGCGGACAACAAGGGCCAATTCTTGCTGCTTTGGGGGCAGACGTTACCATTTTTGACAATTCTGAAAAACAATTGCAGCAAGACCAAAATTTAAGCGACAAATTTAACCTTAACATCAAAACTGTTCAAGGTGACATGAAAGATCTTTCTGTATTTCCAGACAATTTTTTTGACCTGATTTTTAATCCTTGTTCAATAGTCTTTGTTGACAATGTTTTGCCTGTCTGGCAGGAATGTTTTCGGGTTCTGAAACCAAACGGAATTTTAATGACAGGCTTAATCAATCCTATTTCATTTCAACTTGACGAAGAAAACTTGAAGTTAATTTACAAACAGCCTTTTTCAGACTTGTATTCATTGCCGGCAGAAAAATTAAAAGAACTGAAAAAAAACAATGAAGCTTTGGTATTTGGGCATAGTTTGACCGACCAAATTAATGGCCAATTAGAGGTTGGTTTTAGCTTGACAAATCTGTATGAAGACAATTGGGGTGAAGAAAACAGGATAGATGAATTTTTTCCTTCTTTCATAGCAACAAGAGCCATAAAACGAGTAAAATAAATGTAAAAATATCAATGAAATTAGCAACAAGTACTTGGTTTTCTTTTCCAAGTGCATCCGATCTGAATTTTTCAGAGATCGTTTTTAACGTGATTTCATACTCAGAACCTCCCTTTTTTTAGCTTACTTTTTCAGATTCTTATCTTTAAATAATTTCCCGACAAACTTTCTATACCATGAAAACTGATTGATGGTAAAAATCAAAAGGATAATGGCCGTCGAGCAGATTGCAATTACAAACATATTGAGTGCGATGGCCATACCTACAGCCGAAGTCGTCCATAAACCAGATGCAGTTGTTAATCCCTTAGGCAAATTTTTTTCATCTCTAAAAATAAGTCCTGCTCCTATAAAACCAAGTCCTGTTGCAATAGCCGCAAGCATTCTTGCAATAGCCGATTTATCCTCGGTGAGATGAGCAGCAATAGAAACAAAAAGGCAAGAAGCTACACAGATACACGCAAAAGTTCGCACACCCGCATTCTGCTGTTCTCTTTCTCTCTCAATACCAATAATTCCTCCCAATAAAAACGCCAAAAGTAGTTTGGCAGAAAGCAACAGTTCAAATTCTACATCCATAATGAAATACTTTTTAAAAGGTCCATTTTTAAGTTTATTACATCTCGTAATAAAGCTCATTTTTTTCCTTTACAGGGATATTTTCTGCCCCTGTCATTTCGAGCAGATTGATCTCGATTGTCTTTGCGAGTGAAGTCATTGGCGTGTCAACAGGAGTGTTTTCAAAAGGATCCTGCATTATAATTGCTGTTTTTTCTATGGAAATAAACAGAACAGGAATCAATATCGTTATAAGAATCTCTACCATCAACTGTGAGTCTTCAAGCCCAAAAGGAAGTATCGCTGCAAATACATAGATCAGGGTATGAACCAATACACTGTATGATTTTGGAAAAACGGTATTTTTTAAACGTTCACATTTGCCCATACTGTCACAAAGCCTTGCTAATGTTTCATTTAACTGCACCTGTTTAAACTCTGAAATTAGTCCTTGTGATGCCAATTCTGCGATGTTCAGGGAGTGTTTATCCAACAAAGCATTAGGGATATTAGATGCTTTGATGCGAAAAGTATCAAGATAAGTCTGCACCCTTGATGAAAACTGCTGTTTGCGCAATGACTCTCCCAATGCATAAAGCCAGATGATCTGTCTTTCTGTAAAAGCATCAGCAATCTCTTTATTTTCTTTTGGTGTAAATTGGATTATTTGCCGGATTAAAGTCCTGGAATCATTTACTATCGCTCCCCAAACGGTTCGGGCTTCCCACCATCTTTCATAAGACTGTGCTGTCCGAAAAGCAAGAAGAAGAGAAACCGCAGTACCCACTAGTGCCGGAATACTTAACGGTAGAGATACCTGCTGAAATAAGGGATGCATGTCGAGCAGTCCAATTGATATCGCAAATAGTACGATCAATACAATCTGTGATCTAATCTCATTAACAAAGTACAAAAGTGATATTCTTCTATTTAATAACATAAGTAATGATTAAAAATTCAACAATTGATTCTGTATCAGACAATTCAAATATAAAAATTTAAATTGAGGTAAAAGTTATTTATAGCTGTTACATCTTCATTTGGACTGTCTATTATTTAAAAAACTGGACCATCGAATTAATTCTGAACCAAACTATGTTTGCCGATTAAAAAACTTAAAAATACATCTTACCGCACATAACTCCTTTGAAGTGCCAAAATAACCTTTCACCTTACTATAGCCAACAAATGGACAACTCAATATCTTAACAAAAAAATCATCATGGAATCAAAAATTAAAAACGCACAGCAAATTTTAAACTTTATGCATATGGCAGAGAATTTAAAGAAATTAATCCGTCACAGCTGGCTCTCTGATGGCCGACAGGAGAGTGTTGCGGAACATACCTGGCGAATGTCTCTCCTCTATTTGCTGGTCGAACCTTACCTTGCTATCTCTCTGGATAGTCGCAAGGTTCTAGAAATGATTACCATTCACGATATAGTAGAAGCGATAGCTGGTGACATTCCGGCTTTTGAACAGTTTGATAATGATGTCAAAACGCAAAAAATAGCCAACGAAATTAAAGCCATTGAGAGTATTCGCGAAGAACTCGGTTCTGAAAATGGAGGTAAGTTTTATAATCTCTGGTATGAATTTGAGAACAAAGTAAGTAACGAATCAAAAGTGGCTAATGCTTTGGATAAATTAGAAGCTCAGATTCAACATAACGAAGCAGATATCGACACTTGGCTTGATATTGAGAAGGAAATGCTTTTCATGCTGGATAAACACGTCAATTTCAACAATTTCCTCACCATTTTGAAAGATGTAATTGTTCAGGAAGGAATAACAAAACTTAAATCAGCCGAATTAAATAACTAACTCCAACGAAACTAAATACTAAAATAGATAAACAGCACGGCTTTAGCTGCTTTTCTCCTATTATTCTTCTAATAGATTCTCTATATTTGCGGCTATTTTAATTAAATCTAAATAAACTAAATATGCGAATTTATTCTTTGCTGATCGTGTTCTTTACTATAAGTTCACTTTCTGCACAACAAGCTTCTAAAACAAATCCCCAAAGTCAAGACAGTGTTTTACCTGATAAATCAAAATCTGACAATGAATTAAAAGAAATTGTTATTTCTGCCACAAGACAAGTCGAAAGTTTAAATGAAGTTCCTTCTTCAGTAACGATACTTTCAAAGAAACAAATACAACAACAATTAAGCATAAGCTCCAATTTAAGTGATATTCTGGGTACAACAGTACCGGGCTTAGGTTTTACCACGAATAGAACTCAGAATTTAGGTCAGACTTTACGTGGCCGCCGCGTGTTGGTAATGATTGATGGTATTCCGCAATCTACACCTTTAAGAGACGGAGCAAAAGACATGCGTTCTCTGGATCCTACAGTGCTGGATCGTGTTGAAGTTATTAAAGGCGCTACCGCAATTTACGGTAACGGTGCTGATGGTGGTTTGATCAATTACATTACAAAAAAACCAACTACCGATAAAGCAATAAGCGGATCAACAGAGGCTGGGACAGCTTTTTCCCTGATTAAACCTAAAGGAACTGCGGGTTTCTTTGTATCACAGCAGTTCAACGGGAAAATTAAGAAATTCGATTATGTAGTTAGTGGCCGTTATGAAGAAACAGGACTTTATCGCGATGCAAAAGGACGTGTCCTTTCACCGGAATATGGAATGAACGATCTTAGAAACTGGAACGCTTTTGCTAAAATCGGATATGATTTTAACGCTAACAATCGCCTGGAATTAATGTACAATTATTTCAAAAGTACCCAACACACAGATTATATCGCCAAAGCCGGAGTGTATGGAAATTTTGATCGGCCTACAACTGGAATCAGAGGGTCACGTCCCGGAGAACCGGAAGGAACACCTTATAACCACAATGCTGCTTTAAGTTATATTGGGGAGAATATTATTGGAAATACAGATATTAATGCTACACTCTATTTTCAAGATTATCTTACACTTATTAACTATAGTGACTTTTTTGAAAACAAAGGACAACCTGCTACACAAAGTAAAAAATTTGGTTTTCGTTTGAATTTAAACAGTCCATACGAAATTAACTCTCTTATATCCGGTAATGTTACTTATGGGGTGGATATTCTTTCAGATATTACAGATACTCATCTTACTGATAACAGATTGGTTATTCCGGAAATGAGTATGACCAATTTCGCACCTTACTTTCAAATTAAGAACATGTTTGGACCAAACTTGGTATTTAAAACCGGTTTGAGACTTGAAAATGTAAACATTGACGTTCCTGACTATACCACCATTGGTATTCGTAATTATGTAAACGGAACTTACGTAGGCGGAGGTGTCGCAGTAAACGGCGGAGCCTTACATTTTAATGCACTAATGTTCAACGCCGGACTGCGTTATACAAAATGGAACTTGTTCAAACCTTTTGTAAGTTTTTCTCAAAGTTTCAGTGTAGCCGATTTAGGTTTAGTATTACGTGCTGCAAAAGAAAACACCGTTAACAACACTTCTATAAAAGCGGTTACTGCCAATAATTATGAATTTGGATTCTCCGGAGGCGTAGATCAATTATCTTATGAAGCGGCTGTTTATTACAGTACTTCTAAATTAGGGGCTTCTTATGTTTATATCGACGGTAATCCACAAATTTCCCGTTCACCTGAAAAGATCTATGGTTTTGAGTTATCAGCAAAATACCGTCTTCATTCCAAAATAGATATCGGAGCCAGTTATTCCTTTACAGAAGGGAAACGTGAACTTGCCGACAAAAAAGTGTATTTAGGAGGTGACCGCATCAATCCGCCAAAAATAACAGCTTATACTGTATTCAGGCCTATCGAAGACTGGTCCATTTTTCTGCAAATGATCAATACACCGGGAAGAGACAGATTTGAGCCTGTTAATGGAGCTTATACTTATGGAACAGGACCAATAAAATCATTCACCGCTTTTAATCTTTCTTCGAGTTATACTTTTATGAAAAAAAGTACGATACGTTTAGGTGTTGAGAATTTATTTAACAAAGACTATTATACGGTTATTTCACAATGGCAATCGAACAATATGAATTATGTGAAAGAAAATGGTACACGATTGACCTTAAGCTTTACACAAGCATTCTAATTACATCAAAAGTCATCAAACAAAAAAAGGCTGTCCGAAAATAATAAAGGACAGCCTTCCTATTTTCTTTTAGAAACTCTTTTAAAATCTTTTTTGGTAAAATTTAGTATTAATTCAAAATATTAAATAAACAGAACAAAATCAATTACAATTAAGCAACTACCAAATGAAATATTTGAAAACACAATCATTAATTTAATATCGATTTGATCAGCTAATAAAAACAAACATCTAAACTAATTTGAGTTCATCAATTATTCAAATAAAATCAAATACACTTTTTATCAGAGAAAGTATAAATGAAAGACTATTATAAAAACTAACCGTCCTAATCAGCCTATTATCATAAAAATTATCAGCTTCAAAAGGGTTGATGAACAAAATTAACAAAATAGTACTTAATAAAACCTTCATTTCGAATACACTATTCGTACCTAATCTACCTAAAAAAGAACATTTAAAACTTTATTTGTAAGAAAAAACAACTTTATTTATACTTAATATATAATACTATACATATCTTTCTTTTTTTTTGAAAAAATCTATTAAACTGAATAAATACTCTTAAATAACAAGTTTAAATTCATTGCAAAATATGATACAAAAAACAAAAAATATATTGAATCTACTAGTACTAACATATGTAAGTACGTTTATGACCGGCTGTCAAAGCGATGAAATAAAAACTACGGTCATAAATCCTGATATAACTTCAGTAAAAGAATGGTTTGACAGTAACGGTCCAAATTTAGAATCACTAAAGTACACAAAAAAAATTGACTGGGAAAATGCAGCCATATCTATTGAAGGTGAGGCTAAAACAATAGAAATTCCTCTTATGCTGTTTGACAATACATCGACAAATGTTACTGACGATCCCGATTATAGAACTTATATGTCATTATTAGTCATTTCAAATAAAAATGAAGAATATCAGATCTTCGATATTATTTACACTACGAAGAATAAAAATATAAATAATGGTAAAGAGTTTAATCTCTATAAAACTGATTCCATATATTCGGGATATATAACGATCCAAAACAGTAAAAATAAAATTATTTATTCTGGAGAATTTCAAAATGGTCAGCATATTAGATATCATAACAGAGCTCCCATACAGAACGCCACTTCAAAATACATATGCACATACTACGTTACAGTTGGTCCCATTACGACTTGTAGTAATTGGAGTTGGATACCTGACAATATACCAATGCCTGGAATTCCCTATTTTCCAGGAGGTCCGTCCTTTCCTGGCGGTCAACCACCTCCAGTTATAAAACTAGATCCCTGTGCACAAGCCGCAAAAATGTCTATTGATGGAAAAGACCCTGTTTTTCTATCCGCAAAAAAAAATATCCTTAATGCTGATCCAAAAATAGAGCATAGTATTACTTTAACTAAACGGAATAATCAATTGGGACAGATAGCTATGAACAGTGGTGGCGCTTCTAGCGTAAAAGTAAACACAAACTGGCATGGATCTTTTGCTGCCTTGCACAACCACCCAAATAATACACCACTGTCTGCAGGCGACATTTATGCTGGTATAACTTTAAATATAGACAATCGTAATTTTACAACTTCGTACATTCTAACAGGAGGAGAAGTATATGCTATTGTTATAACCAATTTGCAAGCAGCAAAAGATTTTGCTGCTGCTTATCCTGCTGATCAAATACCAGGTTACAATCCCGAATTTCCGGACGTTCTTTTTGACCAACTGCAAAATTTAGTCACTACCTTTAGTTCTTCTATTGATGGCAGGACTGAAGCAATGTCAGTAATTTTAAATAAATATAATGCAGGAGTCACTTTGATGAAACAAAATTCTGAAGGGCAATTCAAACCATTTAATACTAAAGAATCTATACTACCAAATGGCAACAAGTCTTACACCTCAATACCTTGTAATTAACAAATAATTCAAAAAAAAAATGAAAAAGCTATTAAAAACATTTATACTTCTGCTATTACTAATTAACTATAGCTGCAAAGCACAGCAATTGGTACAAACTCCTAATGATATATCTAAATTAAAAACAAATGAACAACAGTTTCTCAATAAGCCTCTGAAAAGTCTTCTAAAAGAAATAAGACCTGAAATAAAAACAGCTTTTGCTACCACTGACAGTCCTTCATTTTTCACTTTTAAATTTTTGACTCCTTCGGAAATTAATCAAAAAGTTGTTGGACGAAAAGACATAAGCTTTTATGTTTATGTAAAGGAACCTGTTGATTGGAGTGATGATAAAAGGCCTAAGGGAAAGGAATATATATGGACAGCACAAGATATTGAAAAGTATGGCAACCTAACAGTAATTAGGATTAAAGTAATTGAAAGAATAGAGAACTAAATATATAACTAAGAACAAATCCTATTTTAAATTGTATTAACCGTCGATGTTTCCCATTTTTCACTAATGGATTAGACAAAATAAAATCGTACACGATTAACCTTAAGCTTTACACAAGCATTCTAATTACGTCACAAATCATCAACAAAAAAAGGCTCGAACATTACGTTCGAGCCTTTTACATTCAGATTCTAAAAAAACTAGAATTTATAAGTTAAACTTCCCATAACGGTACGTGGAGCCTGAACATTAATTGTCGTATAACCATTAAAATACAATTGGTCTGTTAAGTTATTTACTTTCAAAGACACTCTGTATTTTGGCTGATCGTAGTACAAAGCAGCGTTAACCACAGCATATGACGGAAGCTCGAAAGTTTGACCAGGTCCGTTATTGTAAATGTAAGTAGCGTCTCCATAATTCCCTCCAAATCCTAAACCTAATCCTTTCAGTTTGGTTCTTTGAAGATTATAACTGAACCAGTAGTTGATTAAATTTTCAGGTCCTGCAGTTACAGGTCTTAAGTCATTTAATTTAGAGTTATTATTAGAATACCCCACAAGAAGGTTCAATCCCGGAATTGGATTAGCGGTAAGCTCTACTTCAAAACCTTTACTATATTGTGTTCCGTTTTGTATGCTCGCATTTGGAAGATTCGGATCTGCGATTACAATATTGTCAACTTTGATATCATAGTAACTAAAAGTTGCGCTTACTTTATTCTGGAAAGCATTCACTTTCACACCAACTTCAAGCTGATTTGCTTTTTCAGGATCAAACTGTTTCATTTCAAGCTTCCCGCCAACATTAGCATTTAAGAATCCTTTATTGGTAAAACTATTTTGGTAATTTCCGAAAACAGATACCTGATCTTTTACGATTTGATACACGGCACCAAATTTTGGTGAGAAAGCATTTTGAGAAAAATTGTCCGCTTTTGTATTCGAAGCAGGATCAAATGATCCCTTATTTTGAAAATGATCAAAACGTACCGCCGCCGAAAGAATTAATCTTTCTGTAATGTTGATTGCATCTGCTACATAAACACTATAGGTTGCTATAGAACTATTAGTAGTATAAGGAGAATTCCCTTTTCCCGTAAGTGCATCCTTTACATTTGTTGGGTTAAAGTCGTAATAATTAGTTATCGCTCCTGAATACTTTACCGTATCATACGGCGCATAACCCGGTAAACTTTGGTACACTAATTTATTTGAACCGTAATAGATATCACCACCTACTAAGAAGCGGTTTCTCATAGATCCAATTTTGAAATCTCCATTAAAGTTTTGTTGGAATTCGATCGCGTTATCTTTTCCATTTGCATCCCAGGCGTTTCTAGAGAATTCCTGATCTTTCAAAAGGTAAAACCATGTTTGTAAACCACTTGCTTTATTAGAACTGCTGCTAAATACCGTTTGAGAAGTCCATTCGTCTGAAATTTGATAAAGAGCCTGTGCAAAAACGTTTAATGTTTTGGTGTTGGTCATAAATTCATCTCCTAAAAATGATCTTTTGAAATTAACATCCAAATTCTTAGCATTATTAACGCCTAAGTCAGCAATAGAAACTCCAAAAGGAAGATAAATTAAAGGCATACCAGAGTTGTCCTGATTTCCAATTTCGGCATCGATAGAGATGGTTAGTTTATCGTTTACTTTATAAGCAAAAGACGGCGCTACGAAAAAACTCTTTGAGTAACCGAAATCCTGAAAAGTATTCGCATTTCCAAAAGCAGCATTCAATCTGAACAATGCCGTATGGTCATCATTAATTGGAGTATTGATATCGGCCGTTAAACGGTTAAAACCATAACTTCCGTTTTGATATGAAATTTCTCCACCAAAATTATCATAAGGTTTTTTAGTTACACGATTGATTAATCCACCGTAAGAAGAAACCACATTTCCAAAAAGTGTTGCTGATGGCCCTTTTATCACTTCGATTCTTTCTAAATTTACCGCATCAGTGTTACTGTTTACTTTTCCGGCAAGACCATTTCTCACTAAACTCTGAGTGGTAAATCCACGTAAGGAATACCATGATGCTCCGTCACCGGCACGGTTTGTTGCTGCCCATAATTGATATAAACCCGGTACATTTTTTAATGCCTCATCCTGATTGGTTACCAACTGATCTTTAATCAGCTCTTTAGTAACGACATTATAAACCTGTGCATTTTCAAGGTTTTTAATCGTCATTCTCGATACATACTGACTTTCAGATTTGGTATATTTATTAGCATTCCCTTTTACAAATACTTCTGTAAGTGCCTCAGATGTAGTTAGCAGTGTGAAATTTTCGACAAGATTACTTCCTGCTGAAACTTCAATATTTTTTTCTTTAGATGAAAACCCAATTACCGAAACCTTCAGAATATAATTTCCGGGTCTGATGTTCTTGATCTCATAATTTCCCTGAGCGTCAGTGGTAGTTCCAATCTTTGTTCCTTTCAGTGTTACAGAGATATTATCTGCTGCCTCATCATTAGACAATGAAACCGTTCCTTTTATTGTACCAGTCTGTGCAAATGATGCAGAAGCTGTAAGCAGCATCATCAAACAGCCCAAAAGTGGCAATAGTACTTTTACTTTCATGTTATTTAGAATTATTTTTAATAACGCAAATGTATTATTTGTATCAAATCAAACCAAATTATTTTGAATTATTCTAGATAACAATCCTGTTTTGATACTTTTAAGTACTATTTTTCATTCTTTTATTAGAAAAAAAGCAATATTCATTTTTTCTAATAAAATTAAATCATAATCTTTTGATGAACTCCCTCATGTCCCCGATGGTTTTTATATCTTCTTTTTGAGTGTTACCAAGACC
This window encodes:
- a CDS encoding HD domain-containing protein, with protein sequence MESKIKNAQQILNFMHMAENLKKLIRHSWLSDGRQESVAEHTWRMSLLYLLVEPYLAISLDSRKVLEMITIHDIVEAIAGDIPAFEQFDNDVKTQKIANEIKAIESIREELGSENGGKFYNLWYEFENKVSNESKVANALDKLEAQIQHNEADIDTWLDIEKEMLFMLDKHVNFNNFLTILKDVIVQEGITKLKSAELNN
- a CDS encoding AraC family transcriptional regulator, coding for MALVTKVKTYHFLPYKYGSELLLDIGRIETLENFVLDNTLHQLSFYEILFIEEGAGTITLNENKIVINPRTIIFTSPGQVRCWEIEEAVKGYTLFFEKDFLYLFFSDELFLYRFQYFHQYSRPTEMQVSETAFAKCHELLYGIALEFGQLQNDSSHLIRSLLYQLLVILNRYYADVHNVQRDTYVHLDFYRFRSLLEKRFTADHTVEAYSKALNISSGFLNKICKQFSGLSAQQMIHYKLISEIKKQLCQNKSAKEISYEFGFSDPSNFNRFFKKITGTTPQQYRKK
- a CDS encoding bestrophin family protein gives rise to the protein MLLNRRISLLYFVNEIRSQIVLIVLFAISIGLLDMHPLFQQVSLPLSIPALVGTAVSLLLAFRTAQSYERWWEARTVWGAIVNDSRTLIRQIIQFTPKENKEIADAFTERQIIWLYALGESLRKQQFSSRVQTYLDTFRIKASNIPNALLDKHSLNIAELASQGLISEFKQVQLNETLARLCDSMGKCERLKNTVFPKSYSVLVHTLIYVFAAILPFGLEDSQLMVEILITILIPVLFISIEKTAIIMQDPFENTPVDTPMTSLAKTIEINLLEMTGAENIPVKEKNELYYEM
- a CDS encoding MgtC/SapB family protein gives rise to the protein MDVEFELLLSAKLLLAFLLGGIIGIEREREQQNAGVRTFACICVASCLFVSIAAHLTEDKSAIARMLAAIATGLGFIGAGLIFRDEKNLPKGLTTASGLWTTSAVGMAIALNMFVIAICSTAIILLIFTINQFSWYRKFVGKLFKDKNLKK
- a CDS encoding TonB-dependent receptor, whose translation is MKVKVLLPLLGCLMMLLTASASFAQTGTIKGTVSLSNDEAADNISVTLKGTKIGTTTDAQGNYEIKNIRPGNYILKVSVIGFSSKEKNIEVSAGSNLVENFTLLTTSEALTEVFVKGNANKYTKSESQYVSRMTIKNLENAQVYNVVTKELIKDQLVTNQDEALKNVPGLYQLWAATNRAGDGASWYSLRGFTTQSLVRNGLAGKVNSNTDAVNLERIEVIKGPSATLFGNVVSSYGGLINRVTKKPYDNFGGEISYQNGSYGFNRLTADINTPINDDHTALFRLNAAFGNANTFQDFGYSKSFFVAPSFAYKVNDKLTISIDAEIGNQDNSGMPLIYLPFGVSIADLGVNNAKNLDVNFKRSFLGDEFMTNTKTLNVFAQALYQISDEWTSQTVFSSSSNKASGLQTWFYLLKDQEFSRNAWDANGKDNAIEFQQNFNGDFKIGSMRNRFLVGGDIYYGSNKLVYQSLPGYAPYDTVKYSGAITNYYDFNPTNVKDALTGKGNSPYTTNSSIATYSVYVADAINITERLILSAAVRFDHFQNKGSFDPASNTKADNFSQNAFSPKFGAVYQIVKDQVSVFGNYQNSFTNKGFLNANVGGKLEMKQFDPEKANQLEVGVKVNAFQNKVSATFSYYDIKVDNIVIADPNLPNASIQNGTQYSKGFEVELTANPIPGLNLLVGYSNNNSKLNDLRPVTAGPENLINYWFSYNLQRTKLKGLGLGFGGNYGDATYIYNNGPGQTFELPSYAVVNAALYYDQPKYRVSLKVNNLTDQLYFNGYTTINVQAPRTVMGSLTYKF
- a CDS encoding TonB-dependent receptor translates to MRIYSLLIVFFTISSLSAQQASKTNPQSQDSVLPDKSKSDNELKEIVISATRQVESLNEVPSSVTILSKKQIQQQLSISSNLSDILGTTVPGLGFTTNRTQNLGQTLRGRRVLVMIDGIPQSTPLRDGAKDMRSLDPTVLDRVEVIKGATAIYGNGADGGLINYITKKPTTDKAISGSTEAGTAFSLIKPKGTAGFFVSQQFNGKIKKFDYVVSGRYEETGLYRDAKGRVLSPEYGMNDLRNWNAFAKIGYDFNANNRLELMYNYFKSTQHTDYIAKAGVYGNFDRPTTGIRGSRPGEPEGTPYNHNAALSYIGENIIGNTDINATLYFQDYLTLINYSDFFENKGQPATQSKKFGFRLNLNSPYEINSLISGNVTYGVDILSDITDTHLTDNRLVIPEMSMTNFAPYFQIKNMFGPNLVFKTGLRLENVNIDVPDYTTIGIRNYVNGTYVGGGVAVNGGALHFNALMFNAGLRYTKWNLFKPFVSFSQSFSVADLGLVLRAAKENTVNNTSIKAVTANNYEFGFSGGVDQLSYEAAVYYSTSKLGASYVYIDGNPQISRSPEKIYGFELSAKYRLHSKIDIGASYSFTEGKRELADKKVYLGGDRINPPKITAYTVFRPIEDWSIFLQMINTPGRDRFEPVNGAYTYGTGPIKSFTAFNLSSSYTFMKKSTIRLGVENLFNKDYYTVISQWQSNNMNYVKENGTRLTLSFTQAF
- a CDS encoding class I SAM-dependent methyltransferase, yielding MDIVKHNRSAWDNYVEKKDRWTIPVSEQELENAKNGNWNIVLTPIKMVPHNWFPDLKGLKILGLASGGGQQGPILAALGADVTIFDNSEKQLQQDQNLSDKFNLNIKTVQGDMKDLSVFPDNFFDLIFNPCSIVFVDNVLPVWQECFRVLKPNGILMTGLINPISFQLDEENLKLIYKQPFSDLYSLPAEKLKELKKNNEALVFGHSLTDQINGQLEVGFSLTNLYEDNWGEENRIDEFFPSFIATRAIKRVK